In Hyalangium minutum, a single window of DNA contains:
- a CDS encoding OmpA family protein produces the protein MRKFVAKSWVYTVSLLAISGLLAAPQARAEGEEPQGHLEAGLFGGGHFFSKNGELGVADYPDLVPSLKNSGLLGARLGYALLPSLWVEGELAAIPTSDSLSDASVFVMGWRAHALFHFWSSGRWRPFLAAGVGAHSSFTGRTGVDQVENDTDFALHWGAGLKYDLTPRLSLRGDLRHLLPPSRQSRGVTHDFELQAGLSYRFGGESRPAPPPPEPLDTDEDGVRDEADACPREAEDKDGFQDEDGCPDNDNDQDGVADAADKCVDQAETVNQVDDEDGCPETDEDGDGLLGSKDACPAQAEDKDGFQDEDGCPDNDNDQDGVADAADKCPAELETRNGFQDDDGCADELPKAVQRFTGVITGLQFAAGSDRIQATSYALLDQAVKVLKQYPDVRLEISGHTSSDGNAQANQELPQRRAEAVRKYLLSKGIEASRVTAQGFGSSRPLMPNEARSGREKNRRIEFRVINDAPASGAEAHPK, from the coding sequence ATGCGGAAGTTCGTTGCGAAGTCATGGGTGTACACTGTGAGCCTGCTGGCGATCTCTGGCCTGCTGGCAGCCCCTCAGGCGCGAGCGGAGGGTGAGGAGCCCCAGGGCCACCTGGAGGCGGGGCTCTTCGGAGGCGGGCACTTCTTCTCCAAGAATGGAGAGCTGGGGGTGGCGGACTACCCAGACCTGGTGCCCTCGCTCAAGAACTCCGGGTTGCTGGGAGCCCGGCTGGGCTATGCGCTGCTCCCGAGCCTGTGGGTGGAAGGCGAGCTGGCCGCCATCCCCACCTCGGACTCCCTCTCGGACGCGTCCGTCTTCGTGATGGGCTGGCGGGCCCATGCCCTGTTCCACTTCTGGAGCTCGGGCCGCTGGCGTCCTTTCCTGGCTGCGGGCGTGGGGGCCCACAGCTCCTTCACGGGGCGCACGGGGGTGGATCAGGTGGAGAATGACACGGACTTCGCCCTCCACTGGGGTGCCGGACTCAAGTACGACCTGACGCCCCGGCTGTCGCTGCGCGGAGATCTGCGCCACCTGCTGCCGCCCTCCCGGCAGAGCCGTGGCGTCACCCATGACTTCGAGCTGCAGGCGGGCCTCTCCTACCGCTTCGGTGGCGAATCCCGCCCGGCCCCCCCTCCGCCTGAGCCCCTGGACACGGATGAGGATGGGGTGCGGGATGAGGCGGACGCCTGTCCGCGTGAGGCGGAGGACAAGGACGGCTTCCAGGACGAGGACGGCTGCCCGGACAACGACAATGATCAGGACGGGGTGGCCGACGCCGCCGACAAGTGTGTGGACCAGGCTGAGACCGTCAACCAAGTGGATGACGAGGACGGGTGCCCCGAGACAGACGAGGATGGGGACGGTCTCCTGGGCTCCAAGGATGCGTGTCCCGCGCAGGCGGAGGACAAGGACGGCTTCCAGGACGAGGACGGCTGCCCGGACAACGACAATGATCAGGACGGGGTGGCCGACGCCGCCGACAAGTGCCCCGCCGAGTTGGAGACGCGCAATGGTTTCCAGGACGACGATGGGTGCGCCGATGAGCTGCCGAAGGCGGTGCAACGCTTCACGGGCGTCATCACCGGGCTCCAGTTCGCGGCGGGCTCGGACCGCATCCAGGCCACGTCCTATGCGCTTCTGGATCAGGCGGTCAAGGTGCTGAAGCAGTACCCGGACGTGCGGTTGGAGATCTCGGGGCACACCTCATCGGACGGGAACGCGCAGGCCAACCAGGAGCTGCCACAGCGACGAGCCGAGGCGGTGCGGAAGTACCTGCTGTCCAAGGGGATTGAGGCGAGCCGGGTGACGGCGCAGGGGTTTGGCTCCTCCCGCCCCCTGATGCCGAATGAGGCGAGGTCGGGGCGTGAGAAGAACCGGCGCATCGAGTTCCGGGTCATCAACGACGCGCCAGCGAGCGGAGCGGAGGCGCACCCCAAGTAA
- a CDS encoding leucine-rich repeat domain-containing protein: protein MTRFLDELTALLRHSRNLPAAEPLPRVSRDWIDREAQGAGVHLEAGAILALSLRHCGLTALPEPLGELSQLQQLDVTGNPLPSLPESLGRLTHLSRLMADNCRLTLLPESLGALSQLELLFADGNQLTALPASLERLTRLRRLDLRGNQLASVPESLGRLNSLVDLRLGKNLLTSVPESLWNLTGLETLDLSENRLASLSSGMGALSRLKMLDLGHNALTAVPESLGQLTGLSEYLYLSDNQLTSLPESLGNLKALRYLNATDNRLTTLPSSLGGIRALIELRLYNNRLTGLPEAMGALENLQELHLKNNALDSLPESLGQLTRLRKLSLENNRLTALPSSLGGLSQLTELDLRNNRLGSLPESLGALRHLVSLDLRGNQLRALPASIAELPSLGKLDLRWNKLSSPPSWLQRLEQRGCIVYL, encoded by the coding sequence ATGACCCGATTCCTCGACGAACTCACAGCCCTGCTGCGGCACTCCCGCAACCTTCCCGCCGCGGAGCCCCTGCCCAGGGTCTCTCGCGACTGGATCGATCGGGAGGCGCAAGGTGCTGGCGTCCACCTGGAAGCGGGGGCCATCCTCGCCTTGTCGCTCCGGCACTGTGGCCTGACGGCCCTCCCCGAGCCGCTCGGCGAGCTGTCCCAGCTCCAGCAGCTCGACGTGACAGGAAATCCCCTCCCTTCCCTACCCGAGAGCCTGGGGCGCCTGACGCACCTCTCGCGGCTCATGGCCGACAACTGCCGGCTCACGCTGCTCCCGGAGTCGCTCGGGGCCCTGAGCCAGCTCGAGTTGCTCTTCGCGGATGGCAACCAGCTCACGGCCCTGCCCGCCAGCCTGGAGCGGCTGACCCGCCTCCGGCGGCTGGACCTGCGCGGCAACCAGCTCGCCTCTGTTCCCGAGAGCCTCGGCCGCCTGAACTCGCTCGTGGACCTGCGGCTGGGCAAGAACCTCCTGACGTCCGTGCCAGAGTCGCTCTGGAACCTGACGGGCTTGGAGACGCTGGATCTGTCGGAGAACCGCCTTGCGTCCCTTTCGTCCGGCATGGGCGCGCTGTCCCGGCTGAAGATGCTGGACCTGGGCCATAACGCGCTGACCGCTGTCCCCGAGTCTCTCGGCCAGCTCACCGGCCTCTCGGAGTACCTCTACCTCAGCGACAACCAGCTGACCTCCCTGCCGGAGTCGCTCGGGAACCTGAAAGCCCTGAGGTACCTCAACGCCACGGACAACCGGCTGACGACACTCCCCTCCTCCCTGGGCGGGATACGCGCGCTCATCGAACTCCGCCTCTACAACAACCGCCTCACGGGGCTCCCGGAGGCAATGGGTGCGCTGGAGAACCTCCAAGAGCTCCACCTGAAGAACAACGCGCTGGACTCCTTGCCCGAGTCCCTCGGCCAGCTCACGCGGCTCCGGAAGCTCAGCCTGGAGAACAACAGGCTGACGGCGCTCCCCTCCTCCCTGGGAGGCCTCTCGCAGCTCACGGAGCTGGACCTGCGGAACAACCGGCTGGGCTCGCTCCCCGAATCGCTGGGTGCGCTCCGCCACCTGGTCTCCCTGGACCTCCGAGGCAACCAACTGCGCGCGCTGCCCGCATCCATCGCGGAGCTCCCGAGCCTTGGGAAGCTCGACCTGCGGTGGAACAAGCTGTCCTCGCCCCCAAGCTGGCTGCAGCGGCTCGAGCAGCGCGGGTGCATCGTGTACCTGTGA
- a CDS encoding SDR family oxidoreductase, with protein sequence MKTVLITGCSRGLGRALVKHFQQKGWQVAATMRRPDAEQELHLLPHVRVYGMDVLDDASVRKTVSEAQRNCDGIDMVINNAGYGTFGPFEAASEEEIQHQFSTNLFGTMRVIRAVLPQFRARRRGVVVNIGSVGGMVTFPFYSLYHGTKFALEGFSESLQYELKPLGISVKLIQAGGVRTDFNGSSLALLAGEGLEEYQEARDKCLVAYRHNSSVHTPAESVAADIFEAVTDGTDRLRYILPQGGQTSQLLQMREAMSDEQFAETLWKSFMGS encoded by the coding sequence ATGAAGACGGTTCTCATTACGGGATGCTCCAGGGGGCTCGGCCGAGCCTTGGTGAAGCATTTCCAGCAGAAGGGCTGGCAGGTGGCCGCGACCATGCGCAGGCCTGATGCGGAGCAGGAGCTGCACCTGCTGCCGCATGTCCGGGTGTACGGCATGGATGTGCTCGACGATGCGTCCGTTCGCAAGACCGTCAGTGAAGCGCAGCGGAATTGCGACGGCATCGACATGGTCATCAACAACGCCGGTTATGGCACCTTTGGCCCCTTCGAGGCGGCCTCCGAGGAAGAGATCCAGCATCAGTTCTCGACGAACCTGTTCGGAACGATGCGGGTCATCCGCGCCGTCCTGCCCCAATTCCGAGCTCGGCGCCGGGGCGTGGTGGTCAACATCGGGTCCGTGGGCGGCATGGTGACTTTCCCGTTCTACAGCCTGTACCACGGCACGAAGTTCGCGCTCGAGGGCTTCTCGGAGTCCCTGCAATACGAGCTGAAGCCGCTCGGCATCTCCGTGAAGCTGATCCAGGCGGGAGGGGTGCGTACCGACTTCAACGGCAGCTCCCTGGCGCTGCTCGCCGGAGAGGGCCTCGAGGAGTACCAGGAGGCCCGGGACAAGTGCCTGGTGGCCTACCGCCATAACAGCTCCGTGCACACCCCCGCCGAGTCGGTCGCGGCGGACATCTTCGAGGCCGTCACCGACGGCACGGACCGGCTCCGCTACATCCTCCCCCAGGGAGGCCAGACCTCGCAGCTCTTGCAGATGCGCGAGGCGATGTCGGATGAGCAGTTCGCGGAGACGCTCTGGAAGTCGTTCATGGGGAGCTGA
- a CDS encoding HTTM domain-containing protein, translated as MPKIYSLKEIFSIDLRSLAWFRVLMGALAVADGFNRLSVAEAHYSDSGVLPRAAYLTDIATRFEFSLTLLSGDWRFQAALILLQVVCAFCFMVGYRGRLSAFLTWILLLSFHTRLPINAHGGDDVLRLMFFWSIFLPVSAKHSMDAILNSEREPVPDSVSGFAPAAILLQLAFVYSFSFIHKWNPVWNSEFSALYYALNIDHLVTAQGRWLLQFPAFLRFATLGTMILECTGPLLVFSPVFLPQLRMIVPAVFILFHFCLFLGMYLGIFPWICAISWLLFLPGGFWAKVEPRLGIGSGRFQGWVPRIEALVRKRPLASSVSWLSQSLAAVFLLWVLWWNLTTVHALREMPKPLGAILFGLYLDATWNLFAPFPFKDDGWFVIDGLTQNGEHINLMTPGAPLTDAKPALVAKTYPNSQWRKYFMSLWFGDNDAYLPYFGQYLCNSYNRDKQGLDRLVSFNMYYMLEMTPPPGEPAPPVEKKLMWTQFCSDES; from the coding sequence ATGCCGAAGATCTATTCATTAAAAGAAATTTTCTCGATCGACCTCAGATCGCTGGCCTGGTTTCGCGTGCTGATGGGCGCGCTTGCCGTGGCCGACGGGTTCAACCGGCTTTCCGTCGCGGAGGCTCATTACTCGGACAGCGGCGTTCTACCCAGAGCCGCTTACCTGACCGATATTGCGACCCGGTTCGAATTCAGCCTCACCCTGCTCTCCGGAGACTGGCGGTTTCAGGCTGCACTCATTTTGCTCCAGGTCGTGTGTGCCTTCTGCTTTATGGTGGGTTATCGCGGCCGCCTCAGTGCATTTCTCACCTGGATTCTGCTGCTTTCGTTTCACACGCGGCTTCCGATCAATGCACATGGCGGCGACGACGTTTTGCGGCTGATGTTCTTCTGGTCGATATTCTTGCCAGTCAGCGCCAAGCACTCCATGGATGCCATCTTGAATTCCGAGCGAGAGCCCGTGCCAGACTCTGTGTCCGGCTTTGCGCCGGCTGCGATTCTCTTGCAGCTGGCCTTTGTTTACTCCTTCTCGTTCATCCACAAATGGAATCCCGTGTGGAACTCCGAGTTTTCGGCGCTTTACTATGCCTTGAACATCGATCATCTGGTGACTGCGCAAGGACGGTGGCTCTTGCAGTTTCCCGCCTTCTTGAGGTTCGCCACGCTGGGTACGATGATCCTGGAATGTACGGGGCCGCTGCTGGTGTTCTCGCCTGTCTTTCTGCCTCAACTGAGGATGATTGTTCCAGCGGTTTTCATCTTGTTCCACTTCTGCCTGTTCTTAGGCATGTACCTGGGGATCTTCCCGTGGATCTGCGCGATCAGCTGGTTGCTGTTTTTGCCGGGTGGGTTTTGGGCAAAGGTTGAACCTCGATTGGGTATCGGCTCCGGCCGCTTCCAGGGTTGGGTTCCCAGAATCGAGGCCCTGGTCAGAAAAAGGCCTCTGGCGTCCAGTGTCTCCTGGCTCAGCCAAAGCTTGGCGGCGGTCTTCCTGCTCTGGGTGCTCTGGTGGAATCTCACCACGGTTCATGCCCTCCGTGAGATGCCGAAGCCGCTCGGCGCTATCCTCTTCGGGCTCTACCTGGATGCAACGTGGAACCTGTTCGCACCGTTTCCGTTCAAGGATGATGGATGGTTCGTCATCGATGGACTCACCCAGAATGGGGAGCACATCAACTTGATGACTCCAGGCGCACCGCTCACGGATGCCAAACCCGCCCTCGTCGCGAAGACTTACCCCAACTCCCAATGGAGGAAATATTTCATGAGCCTCTGGTTTGGGGACAATGACGCCTACTTGCCTTACTTCGGGCAGTATTTGTGCAACTCCTACAATCGGGACAAGCAGGGACTTGATCGATTGGTCTCATTCAACATGTATTACATGCTGGAAATGACACCACCGCCCGGGGAGCCCGCTCCGCCCGTTGAGAAGAAATTGATGTGGACACAGTTCTGCAGCGATGAATCCTAG
- a CDS encoding DUF6310 domain-containing protein: MPHAGGDDPHNECADKFPPNRYPGKDVLVNGKRFDALQVGVRVLWEIKTDQFDTYSLFLRNQVAIDQAEEMREERDIAAACGYGFVVGVSSAAHREALLRQDPTLDIVVTGCKR, translated from the coding sequence GTGCCGCACGCGGGCGGAGATGATCCGCATAACGAGTGTGCCGATAAGTTTCCGCCGAACCGCTATCCCGGCAAGGACGTGCTCGTGAACGGCAAGCGCTTCGATGCGCTGCAAGTCGGCGTGCGCGTGCTGTGGGAGATCAAGACTGATCAGTTTGACACGTACTCGCTCTTTCTCCGGAATCAGGTGGCCATCGATCAAGCGGAAGAGATGCGAGAAGAGCGCGACATCGCCGCGGCCTGTGGATACGGCTTCGTCGTTGGGGTGAGCAGCGCCGCTCACAGGGAAGCGCTGCTGCGGCAGGATCCGACTCTGGACATTGTTGTCACAGGGTGCAAACGATGA
- a CDS encoding DUF5953 family protein produces the protein MTAQNRVELTVYAPALTGDDGRTLAAVHGMEKALPGMRLEWKVSKEGQLIALPQRDAWLAEAATRGQFPLLCNGDENYPMTISGLKTPASQAPGGQPLLDIHADLPLDAVVIAAAVNILEHVAEGARARWGHMTPARVMQDIADQIGPKRHGPEKPPRGLPAITFPERIPAPEIPYYLGWLNYWSAAAARAIGFPDPARDADLLSGAQRTATGGWVVRLTEAPLDLDNPTHLDALLRAYERFPVIGGRVAPR, from the coding sequence ATGACCGCTCAAAATCGCGTCGAGCTCACCGTCTACGCGCCAGCGCTCACGGGTGACGATGGCCGCACGCTCGCTGCCGTCCACGGAATGGAGAAAGCGCTCCCAGGCATGCGCCTGGAGTGGAAAGTCTCCAAAGAAGGGCAACTCATTGCGCTCCCGCAGCGTGACGCATGGCTTGCTGAGGCAGCGACTCGCGGGCAGTTCCCGCTTCTCTGCAACGGCGATGAGAACTACCCCATGACGATTTCCGGGTTGAAAACGCCCGCGAGCCAGGCACCTGGCGGACAGCCGCTGCTCGATATCCATGCGGACCTACCGCTCGATGCGGTCGTCATCGCGGCAGCGGTGAACATCCTAGAGCACGTAGCCGAAGGCGCACGCGCGCGATGGGGCCACATGACGCCGGCCCGTGTGATGCAGGACATTGCGGACCAGATAGGCCCGAAGCGGCATGGTCCTGAAAAGCCGCCGCGCGGGCTACCTGCTATCACGTTCCCAGAGAGAATCCCCGCACCCGAGATTCCCTATTACCTCGGGTGGCTCAACTACTGGTCGGCAGCCGCCGCACGAGCCATCGGGTTCCCGGACCCTGCCCGCGATGCGGACCTGCTCTCTGGGGCGCAGCGCACGGCGACGGGCGGGTGGGTGGTGCGACTCACGGAGGCGCCGCTCGATCTCGACAACCCTACGCATCTGGATGCGCTCCTGCGAGCGTATGAGCGCTTCCCGGTGATCGGCGGGCGCGTCGCTCCGCGCTGA
- a CDS encoding lytic transglycosylase domain-containing protein codes for MTSPIASRDFAVRLPVQDVPAPRVGSAQTASQPVAPAESGSKRAVALDLQKDGFSAGPPTGAKWTQFLQGLQGLDAGKQQEQIIQAHQQMVQAQVQEQLQQLQQMIQQQQQMSQGAAGAPPSAGGVQPAGGSSAAPAAPAVPQAPAGNGGIVPSTGQAPGKPSASAPTGSGPVSASGDAKLGSGFPSALGQFKGAIESAAAKAGVPASMLAGQIWQESRGNIAAVTTNGGNGLTDTGLMQVNPNTFGELQAKHPELQGKNLADPETNILAGAFYMKDMKEQFGSWDLALRAYNSGPNGVDKSNPNAIPAGTGDATYVNKVKQFWDTIQTGKGSLPA; via the coding sequence ATGACCTCGCCCATTGCCTCTCGTGACTTCGCCGTTCGCCTCCCCGTGCAGGACGTCCCCGCTCCCCGCGTGGGCAGCGCGCAGACCGCCAGTCAGCCCGTGGCCCCTGCGGAGAGTGGCTCCAAGCGCGCTGTCGCTTTGGACCTGCAGAAGGACGGCTTCAGCGCAGGCCCTCCGACCGGTGCCAAGTGGACCCAGTTCCTGCAGGGGCTGCAGGGCCTCGACGCAGGCAAGCAGCAGGAGCAGATCATCCAGGCCCACCAGCAGATGGTGCAGGCCCAGGTGCAAGAGCAGCTTCAGCAGTTGCAGCAGATGATTCAACAGCAGCAGCAGATGAGCCAGGGCGCCGCCGGGGCTCCCCCGTCCGCCGGTGGCGTTCAGCCGGCCGGTGGCAGCAGCGCCGCCCCGGCAGCTCCGGCCGTTCCGCAGGCTCCCGCGGGCAACGGTGGCATCGTCCCCTCCACCGGACAGGCCCCCGGCAAGCCCAGCGCCTCGGCCCCCACGGGCTCCGGCCCCGTCAGCGCCTCGGGTGACGCCAAGCTGGGCTCCGGCTTCCCCTCGGCCCTGGGCCAGTTCAAGGGCGCCATCGAGTCGGCCGCGGCCAAGGCGGGCGTGCCGGCCTCCATGCTGGCCGGGCAGATCTGGCAGGAGTCCCGCGGCAACATCGCCGCCGTCACCACCAACGGTGGCAACGGCCTGACGGACACGGGCCTCATGCAGGTCAACCCCAACACCTTCGGCGAGCTGCAGGCCAAGCACCCGGAGCTGCAGGGCAAGAACCTGGCGGATCCGGAGACCAACATCCTGGCCGGCGCCTTCTACATGAAGGACATGAAGGAGCAGTTCGGTAGCTGGGATCTGGCCCTGCGCGCCTATAACTCTGGCCCGAACGGCGTGGACAAGAGCAACCCGAACGCCATCCCCGCCGGCACGGGTGACGCCACCTACGTGAACAAGGTGAAGCAGTTCTGGGACACCATCCAGACGGGCAAAGGCTCCCTGCCCGCGTAA